A single genomic interval of Eleutherodactylus coqui strain aEleCoq1 chromosome 3, aEleCoq1.hap1, whole genome shotgun sequence harbors:
- the LOC136621308 gene encoding probable peptidyl-tRNA hydrolase 2 — translation MDTGEQEAADVVQDVAEVNPQYLQQLKDLDIPEDEARKALILTGNVSAEEAAIFYFDSLENQNADTDDDDFYYKMVFVVNMELSMGVGKIAAQVGHGAVGLYQLMLKDSKTKEMADKWDEYGAKKVVLQSSSSAHLLELQALALSLDLPTYLVQDAGRTQIAAGSRTVLAIMGEEEMVNKVTGKLKLLN, via the exons ATGGACACGGGTGAGCAGGAAGCGGCTGATGTCGTCCAGGATGTCGCGGAGGTCAATCCACAGTATTTACAGCAGCTCAAGGACCTGGATATTCCTGAAGATGAAGCCAGGAAG GCTCTTATTCTTACTGGGAACGTATCCGCTGAAGAAGCTGCCATATTTTACTTTGACAGCTTGGAAAACCAGAATGCG GACACGGATGATGACGACTTTTACTACAAGATGGTGTTTGTGGTGAACATGGAGCTGTCTATGGGTGTGGGGAAG ATTGCTGCACAGGTGGGACATGGAGCAGTCGGCTTATATCAGCTTATGTTAAAGGACTCCAAGACCAAAGAGATGGCGGATAAGTGGGATGAATACGG AGCTAAGAAGGTCGTCCTTCAGAGCTCCAGCTCTGCTCACCTATTGGAATTACAAGCCTTGGCGTTAAGTTTGGATTTACCCACATACCTGGTGCAGGATGCTGGCAGGACCCAG ATCGCAGCTGGGTCGCGTACAGTCCTCGCCATCATGGGCgaagaagaaatggtgaataaagTGACGGGCAAGCTGAAACTGCTGAACTGA